The Kitasatospora setae KM-6054 genome contains a region encoding:
- the eccCa gene encoding type VII secretion protein EccCa: MPDGELQLQEPPVLPEQQSGMGNVIAMAPMALSSLSMVMIFLNPQSANGPLTYVAMGMMGLSAVGMLVTQLVRGAGDRKRQLRSERRDYLRYLAQMRRQVRRHVAGQREALAWRHPAPGALGSMVRSSRLWERRAAHPDFGDVRIAVGAQRLAVRLAPLSTQPVEDLEPLCAHALRRFIHAYGSVADQPIAVHVRGYAHVLVRSAPEDERARPPRELVRAMLAQLAFFHAPDELRIAAAVAPELRTEWSWLKWLPHALHPVDTDGAGPVRLVADSLLELEQLLGPEFTDRPPYEPDTQPGRDEPFTVIVLDGVALPAGSRAALAGYRNAVLIDLAGALEWQSAPHRLRLRLDGDELALVSADRNRQDTSTVLGRPDALSGPAAARFATALAPYRLGDALDAAEPLSTDFDLTALLDVNDLYRHDVAARWAVRPPGGRLRVPIGVGADGTPVELDLKESAQGGMGPHGMLIGATGSGKSELLRTLVLALALTHSSETLNFVLVDFKGGATFLGLDELPHTSAVITNLADEAALVDRMRDALHGELNRRQELLRAAGTYSSLLDYENARAAGTPLDPLPTLFVVVDEFSELLSAHRDFMDLFIMIGRLGRSLGVHLLLASQRLDEGRMHALESHLSYRIGLRTFSAMESRGVLGVPDAYQLPSQPGNGILRSDTATLTRFKSAYVSGPYRRRRGAARQAAAAGQIVPYGTDYVAPRRTAPELPAPVPEDEPDTTLLELAAERLRDAGPPAHRVWLPPLETPPTLDELLPPLAPVPGYGLAPDGRPAVGALTVPVGVVDRPFQQQRELLTADLSAAGGHVGVAGGPQSGKSTLLRTLVAGLALTHSPREVQFYCLDFGGGTLSGLRDLPHVGGVAGRHEPERVQRTVAEVADVITRRELLFAQRNIDSAAAFRRRRAAADPALGEERHGDVFLVIDGWNTVREEFTALLPALALIAGRGLNYGVHLVLSAARWNDVPSGLRDQLGTRFELRLGDPIDSAINMRAAQTVPRVPGRGLTADRHHFLAALPRIDGLGDSETLTDGVADLIDAVDEHWTGPRAPHVRMLPALLDAAELPSPEGRLRVPLGLEGSTIAPLWHDFEESPHLLVVGDSESGKTNLLRLLVSAITTAYTPAEARIMLVDFRRGLYESVPEEYRLGYAVALDVLKQVVTGAARAMTARLPGEEISPARLRLRDWWTGPELFVLVDDYDLVPTQPGAAHPFAPVLDHLAQGTELGLHLIVARSANGIGRAYNDALLRRLQDVNTPVTLLSCPPSEGTLFGSVKPRQLPPGRALHITRRRTVQLQTAHLPEPEPEPEP, encoded by the coding sequence ATGGTGCGGTCCTCGCGGCTGTGGGAGCGGCGGGCGGCGCACCCGGACTTCGGGGACGTGCGGATCGCGGTCGGCGCGCAGCGGTTGGCGGTGCGGCTGGCGCCGCTGTCGACGCAGCCGGTGGAGGACCTGGAGCCGCTGTGCGCGCACGCGCTGCGCCGGTTCATCCACGCGTACGGCTCGGTCGCGGACCAGCCGATCGCGGTGCACGTGCGGGGGTACGCGCACGTGCTGGTGCGCTCCGCGCCGGAGGACGAACGGGCGCGGCCGCCACGGGAGTTGGTCCGGGCGATGCTGGCCCAGCTGGCGTTCTTCCACGCTCCGGACGAGTTGCGGATCGCGGCGGCGGTGGCGCCGGAGCTGCGCACCGAGTGGTCGTGGCTGAAGTGGCTGCCGCACGCGCTGCACCCGGTGGACACCGACGGCGCGGGCCCGGTGCGGCTGGTCGCGGACTCGCTGCTGGAGCTGGAGCAGCTGCTGGGCCCGGAGTTCACCGACCGCCCGCCGTACGAGCCGGACACCCAGCCGGGCCGGGACGAGCCGTTCACGGTGATCGTGCTGGACGGGGTGGCGCTGCCGGCGGGCAGCCGGGCGGCGCTGGCGGGGTACCGCAACGCGGTGCTGATCGACCTGGCCGGGGCGCTGGAGTGGCAGTCCGCCCCGCACCGGCTGCGGCTGCGACTCGACGGCGACGAGCTGGCGTTGGTGAGCGCCGACCGCAACCGGCAGGACACCTCGACGGTGCTCGGCCGCCCGGACGCGCTGTCCGGCCCGGCGGCCGCCCGGTTCGCCACCGCGCTGGCACCGTACCGGCTGGGCGACGCGCTGGACGCGGCCGAGCCGCTGAGCACCGACTTCGACCTGACGGCGCTGCTGGACGTCAACGACCTGTACCGGCACGACGTGGCGGCGCGCTGGGCGGTCCGGCCGCCGGGCGGGCGGCTGCGGGTGCCGATCGGCGTCGGCGCGGACGGCACCCCGGTGGAGCTGGACCTGAAGGAGTCGGCACAGGGCGGCATGGGCCCGCACGGCATGCTGATCGGCGCGACCGGCTCCGGCAAGTCCGAGCTGCTGCGCACCCTGGTGCTGGCGCTGGCGCTGACCCACTCCTCGGAGACGCTGAACTTCGTGCTGGTCGACTTCAAGGGCGGCGCGACCTTCCTCGGCCTGGACGAGCTGCCGCACACCTCCGCGGTGATCACCAACCTGGCGGACGAGGCGGCCCTGGTCGACCGGATGCGCGACGCCCTGCACGGCGAGCTGAACCGCCGCCAGGAGCTGCTGCGCGCGGCCGGCACCTACAGCTCGCTGCTGGACTACGAGAACGCCCGGGCGGCCGGCACCCCGCTGGACCCGCTGCCGACCCTGTTCGTGGTGGTCGACGAGTTCAGCGAACTGCTGTCCGCGCACCGGGACTTCATGGACCTGTTCATCATGATCGGCCGGCTCGGCCGCTCGCTCGGCGTGCACCTGCTGCTCGCCTCGCAGCGCCTGGACGAGGGCCGGATGCACGCCCTGGAGTCGCACCTGTCGTACCGGATCGGCCTGCGCACCTTCTCCGCGATGGAGAGCCGCGGCGTGCTCGGCGTCCCGGACGCCTACCAGCTGCCCTCGCAGCCCGGCAACGGCATCCTGCGCAGCGACACCGCCACCCTGACCAGGTTCAAGTCCGCGTACGTCTCCGGCCCGTACCGGCGCCGGCGCGGCGCGGCCCGGCAGGCCGCGGCGGCCGGGCAGATCGTCCCGTACGGCACCGACTACGTGGCGCCGCGCCGCACCGCGCCCGAACTCCCCGCCCCCGTACCGGAGGACGAGCCGGACACCACGCTGCTCGAACTCGCCGCCGAGCGGCTGCGCGACGCCGGGCCGCCCGCCCACCGGGTCTGGCTGCCCCCGCTGGAGACCCCGCCGACCCTGGACGAGCTGCTGCCGCCGCTGGCCCCCGTCCCCGGGTACGGGCTGGCCCCGGACGGGCGCCCGGCCGTCGGGGCGCTGACCGTGCCGGTCGGCGTGGTGGACCGGCCGTTCCAGCAGCAGCGCGAGCTGCTCACCGCCGACCTGTCCGCGGCCGGCGGCCACGTCGGCGTCGCGGGCGGGCCGCAGAGCGGCAAGAGCACCCTGCTGCGGACCCTGGTGGCCGGGCTGGCGCTCACCCACAGCCCGCGCGAAGTCCAGTTCTACTGCCTGGACTTCGGCGGCGGCACGCTCTCCGGGCTGCGCGACCTGCCGCACGTCGGCGGGGTCGCCGGGCGGCACGAGCCCGAACGGGTGCAGCGCACCGTCGCCGAGGTCGCCGACGTCATCACCCGCCGCGAACTGCTCTTCGCCCAGCGGAACATCGACTCGGCGGCCGCGTTCCGGCGCCGCCGGGCCGCCGCCGACCCGGCACTCGGCGAGGAGCGGCACGGCGACGTGTTCCTGGTCATCGACGGCTGGAACACCGTCCGCGAGGAGTTCACCGCGCTGCTGCCCGCGCTCGCCCTGATCGCCGGCCGCGGCCTCAACTACGGCGTCCACCTGGTGCTTTCGGCCGCCCGCTGGAACGACGTGCCGAGCGGCCTGCGCGACCAGCTGGGCACCCGCTTCGAACTGCGCCTCGGCGACCCGATCGACTCCGCGATCAACATGCGGGCCGCGCAGACCGTCCCGCGGGTCCCCGGCCGCGGCCTGACCGCCGACCGGCACCACTTCCTCGCCGCACTGCCCCGGATCGACGGCCTCGGCGACAGCGAGACCCTCACCGACGGCGTCGCCGACCTGATCGACGCCGTCGACGAACACTGGACCGGCCCGCGCGCCCCGCACGTCCGGATGCTGCCCGCCCTCCTCGACGCCGCGGAACTCCCCTCCCCCGAAGGCCGGTTGCGCGTCCCGCTCGGCCTGGAGGGCAGCACCATCGCCCCGCTCTGGCACGACTTCGAGGAGTCCCCGCACCTGCTCGTGGTCGGCGACAGCGAGAGCGGCAAGACCAACCTGCTGCGCCTGCTGGTCTCCGCCATCACCACCGCCTACACCCCCGCCGAGGCCCGCATCATGCTGGTCGACTTCCGGCGCGGCCTGTACGAGAGCGTCCCCGAGGAGTACCGCCTCGGCTACGCCGTCGCCCTCGACGTCCTCAAACAGGTCGTCACCGGCGCCGCCCGCGCGATGACCGCCCGGCTCCCCGGCGAGGAGATCAGCCCCGCCCGGCTGCGGCTGCGCGACTGGTGGACCGGCCCCGAACTGTTCGTGCTGGTCGACGACTACGACCTCGTCCCCACCCAGCCCGGCGCCGCCCACCCCTTCGCCCCGGTCCTCGACCACCTCGCCCAGGGCACCGAACTCGGCCTGCACCTGATCGTCGCCCGCTCCGCCAACGGCATCGGCCGCGCCTACAACGACGCCCTGCTCCGCCGCCTCCAGGACGTCAACACCCCCGTCACCCTGCTCTCCTGCCCGCCCAGCGAGGGCACCCTCTTCGGCAGCGTCAAACCCCGCCAACTCCCGCCCGGCCGCGCCCTGCACATCACCCGCCGCCGCACCGTCCAACTCCAGACCGCCCACCTGCCGGAACCGGAGCCCGAGCCGGAGCCCTAG